One window from the genome of Lentibacillus daqui encodes:
- the coaBC gene encoding bifunctional phosphopantothenoylcysteine decarboxylase/phosphopantothenate--cysteine ligase CoaBC encodes MLQDKNIVLGVTGGIAAYKACALTSKLTQAGANVKVMMTDHAQKFVSPLTFQALSRNPVYTDTFDEKDVKKIAHIDVADWADIVIIAPATANIIAKLAHGIADDMLSTTLLATKATVYIAPAMNVHMYEHPAVIENMQKLADWGYHFIEPGAGYLACGYVGKGRLEEPEMIIETVDRHQTESGILTGKNVLVSAGPTREQIDPVRYFTNRSSGKMGFALAEAAAYQGATVTLVTGPTQERTNHSNIHRIDITTAEEMFQAMHRYFAESDIVIKAAAVADYRPKQVYDQKMKKQDGEWTVKMERTKDILQSLGEEKTHQFLVGFAAETTDAFDYGMHKLHKKRLDAIVINDVSAAGAGFEGDTNVVTYINKQMQTEEIALSSKRDIADKIISFISRDMKDGSK; translated from the coding sequence ATGCTACAGGATAAGAATATTGTGTTGGGGGTTACTGGGGGAATTGCCGCGTATAAGGCGTGTGCATTAACAAGTAAATTAACCCAGGCAGGTGCCAATGTAAAAGTGATGATGACTGATCATGCCCAAAAGTTTGTATCCCCGTTAACATTTCAGGCATTATCCAGAAACCCGGTATATACCGACACGTTTGACGAAAAAGATGTGAAAAAAATTGCCCATATCGATGTTGCCGATTGGGCGGATATTGTAATCATTGCCCCTGCAACCGCAAACATCATTGCCAAATTAGCCCATGGGATCGCCGATGATATGTTGTCAACTACCCTGTTAGCAACAAAAGCAACGGTATACATTGCCCCGGCGATGAATGTTCACATGTATGAACACCCCGCAGTGATCGAAAATATGCAAAAACTTGCTGACTGGGGTTACCACTTTATTGAACCAGGTGCAGGTTATTTAGCATGTGGCTATGTTGGTAAAGGGCGGCTCGAGGAACCAGAAATGATTATCGAAACAGTGGACCGGCACCAAACAGAATCTGGTATATTGACGGGTAAAAACGTATTGGTCTCTGCAGGTCCGACAAGGGAACAAATTGATCCGGTACGTTATTTTACCAACCGTTCTTCGGGTAAAATGGGGTTTGCCCTGGCCGAGGCTGCCGCTTATCAAGGTGCAACGGTTACGCTTGTTACTGGTCCAACACAGGAAAGGACAAACCACTCAAATATTCATCGCATTGATATTACAACCGCAGAAGAGATGTTTCAAGCAATGCATCGATATTTTGCAGAGAGCGATATTGTAATCAAGGCTGCAGCTGTTGCTGATTACCGCCCCAAACAGGTGTATGATCAAAAAATGAAAAAACAGGATGGGGAATGGACGGTTAAAATGGAAAGAACGAAGGATATTTTACAATCACTAGGTGAAGAAAAAACCCATCAATTTTTAGTTGGATTTGCTGCGGAAACAACTGATGCATTTGATTATGGTATGCATAAATTGCACAAGAAACGATTGGATGCGATTGTCATTAATGATGTATCAGCTGCCGGCGCCGGTTTTGAAGGTGATACAAACGTTGTCACTTACATCAATAAACAAATGCAAACAGAAGAAATAGCCTTATCATCCAAACGGG
- the rpoZ gene encoding DNA-directed RNA polymerase subunit omega, whose amino-acid sequence MMLDPSIDALQEQIKSKYTLVVLSARRAREMQHDKPCQIANPKSDKNVGKALEEVQAGKLFVKEKNPDGEITETEQFRS is encoded by the coding sequence ATGATGTTAGATCCATCAATTGATGCATTGCAGGAACAAATTAAATCTAAATATACGCTTGTGGTTTTATCTGCACGACGGGCACGCGAAATGCAACATGACAAACCATGCCAAATCGCAAACCCGAAATCAGATAAGAATGTTGGCAAGGCGTTGGAGGAAGTTCAGGCGGGAAAACTATTCGTCAAAGAAAAAAATCCTGATGGCGAAATTACCGAAACCGAACAGTTCCGCTCCTAG
- the gmk gene encoding guanylate kinase, with product MIEEKGILFVLSGPSGVGKGTVRKELFNHDTQLRYSISMTTREKRPGETDGVDYFFKTKAEFENLIRQNQLLEYAQYVNNYYGTPRKYVEETLAAGHDVFLEIEVQGALQVKKNFPEGVFIFLFPPSLEELKNRIVSRGTETEDLVLNRLKAARDEIEMMDAYDYVVVNDQVDHAVKKIKAIIQSEHLKRERIAKQYKQLLEEE from the coding sequence TTGATAGAAGAGAAAGGGATTTTATTTGTTCTCTCTGGACCGTCTGGTGTCGGAAAGGGTACAGTGAGAAAGGAATTGTTTAATCATGATACCCAGTTAAGATACTCCATTTCAATGACAACCAGAGAAAAACGACCCGGCGAAACAGATGGAGTCGATTATTTTTTTAAAACAAAAGCAGAATTTGAGAATTTGATTCGTCAAAACCAGTTATTGGAATACGCCCAATATGTGAACAACTACTATGGAACACCAAGAAAATATGTGGAAGAGACATTGGCAGCTGGGCATGACGTTTTTCTGGAAATTGAAGTTCAGGGTGCATTACAAGTGAAGAAAAATTTTCCGGAGGGTGTATTTATTTTTCTATTTCCACCAAGTTTGGAAGAATTGAAGAATCGAATTGTCAGCCGGGGAACGGAAACGGAAGACCTTGTGCTAAACCGGTTAAAAGCGGCACGTGATGAAATTGAAATGATGGATGCCTATGATTATGTTGTCGTCAATGACCAGGTAGATCATGCAGTAAAAAAAATAAAGGCGATTATCCAAAGCGAACATTTGAAACGGGAACGAATCGCGAAACAATATAAGCAATTATTGGAGGAGGAATAA
- the remA gene encoding extracellular matrix/biofilm regulator RemA, whose translation MNLRLINIGFGNVVSANRIISIVSPESAPIKRIITVARDNNKLVDATYGRRTRAVIITDSDHVVLSAVQPETVGQRVLSHEEDSDE comes from the coding sequence TTGAATTTACGTTTAATTAATATTGGCTTCGGTAATGTAGTTTCCGCAAATCGGATCATCTCGATTGTATCGCCGGAGTCAGCACCAATCAAACGGATTATTACAGTAGCACGTGACAATAATAAATTGGTGGATGCCACATATGGACGCAGAACAAGAGCTGTTATTATTACGGATAGTGACCATGTTGTATTATCTGCCGTTCAGCCGGAAACAGTAGGTCAGCGGGTGCTGAGCCATGAAGAAGATTCAGATGAATAA
- a CDS encoding YicC/YloC family endoribonuclease: MVRSMTGYGSSIVSLDNAVITVEVKSVNHRFLDVQLNIPSSFMYLEEKLKERIRAFFGRGRVEVTLNIDGTGAVTKTLETDWMLLDQYMEQLKQIKARYQLTGDIPMDIILSIPELFTVRETNDANGLSENILTCVVDACSKLLTIREDEGEKLLADINGRIHTVKELVGRLQTRRDQVIEEYRQRIYQRIETYIGDKLDTDNQRMYQEIALLAEKGDITEEITRLFSHIDHFFSTIQQDTQIGRQLDFILQEMHREINTIGSKSTDPKISEWVVSIKSEVEKMKEQIQNIE, from the coding sequence ATGGTAAGAAGCATGACTGGATATGGAAGCAGTATTGTATCATTGGACAATGCAGTGATCACAGTGGAGGTGAAGAGTGTCAATCACCGCTTTCTTGATGTACAACTAAATATTCCTTCATCCTTTATGTATCTGGAAGAAAAACTTAAAGAACGGATTCGAGCTTTTTTTGGACGTGGCCGGGTTGAAGTCACCCTGAACATCGATGGTACTGGTGCTGTTACAAAAACATTGGAAACCGATTGGATGTTATTAGATCAATATATGGAACAATTGAAACAGATAAAAGCGCGCTATCAGCTAACCGGTGACATTCCTATGGATATAATACTGTCCATTCCGGAATTATTCACGGTTCGGGAAACCAACGATGCGAATGGTTTATCAGAAAATATTTTAACATGTGTGGTGGATGCCTGTTCCAAATTGCTGACGATCAGAGAAGATGAGGGCGAAAAACTGCTTGCCGATATAAACGGACGAATACATACTGTAAAAGAATTAGTCGGGCGATTACAAACGCGAAGAGACCAGGTGATTGAGGAATATCGTCAGCGGATCTATCAGCGGATTGAAACATATATCGGCGACAAGCTTGATACGGATAACCAACGAATGTACCAGGAAATCGCCCTGTTAGCGGAAAAAGGGGATATTACCGAAGAAATCACCCGGTTGTTTAGTCATATCGATCATTTTTTCTCTACCATCCAACAAGACACGCAAATAGGAAGGCAGCTTGATTTTATCCTGCAAGAGATGCACCGGGAAATAAACACGATCGGTTCCAAGTCAACAGATCCGAAAATCAGTGAATGGGTGGTATCAATCAAGAGTGAAGTGGAGAAAATGAAAGAACAAATCCAAAATATTGAGTAA
- a CDS encoding calcium-translocating P-type ATPase, SERCA-type, with protein sequence MKWYQSDVDEVAKHLHVEMDKGLPVKQVTKRREKFGPNVLKEEKSTSIWLIFLKQFQDFMVIVLLAATLIAGLLGEYVDAIAIMVIVIANAFFGFFQEQKAEKSLAKLKELSAPVATVLRDGEWVRIFSQEIVAGDVIRLSSGDRIPADIRITKSASLETEESALTGESLPVMKHAATINQDHLDPQDQRNMAFMGTLVTRGNGIGIVVGTGMNTVMGQIASLMGKTKKIATPLENKLAELGRILIFVALALTALVVIIGVYHGHPVYNMFLAGVSLAVAAIPEGLPAIVTVALSLGVQRMIRKKAIVRKLSAVETLGCASVICSDKTGTMTENQMTVKNIFLNNKHLYVTGDGYDIQGGYFLDNTRVDDTFPNLLSMLTYGELCNHATLRVKKGKYVVDGDPTDGALLVAARKIGRKPGQDDYKIIKEIPFDSDRKRMSVIVEDKNRQRFVITKGAPDVLLPRSSFVQGENGRRLLKQKDKQQFETAIDDMAEQALRTIAIAVKPLTNGDTMDTAFVETELTLVGLYGIIDPPRKEVKQAIAECRNAGIKTVMITGDHVNTARAIAKNLELLPENGLVLEGSQLNQMSAEELRDCIDLVYVFARVTPEHKLKIVNAFQDKGHIVAMTGDGVNDAPAIKASNIGIGMGQTGTDVTKEASSLVLMDDNFATIKAAIQEGRNIYENIRKFIRYLLASNVGEILVMFFAMLLALPLPLVPVQILWVNLVTDGLPAMALGLDKPEGNVMQRAPRNPREGVFARGLGFKIITRGILIGMVTLAAFMVTYHNNPDHLVHGQTVAFTTLVMAQLIHVFDCRSEDSVFSRNPFENIYLIWAVLSSILLLLIVIYLEPLQPIFHTTFLGLHDWLLIIFLSALPTVLFGFTKK encoded by the coding sequence ATGAAATGGTATCAGTCAGATGTAGATGAAGTTGCAAAGCACTTACATGTGGAAATGGATAAAGGATTACCTGTGAAACAAGTTACAAAACGCCGGGAAAAATTCGGTCCCAACGTACTGAAAGAGGAAAAAAGCACATCAATATGGTTAATATTTTTGAAACAGTTTCAGGATTTCATGGTGATTGTCTTACTTGCAGCAACGCTAATTGCCGGATTGTTGGGGGAATACGTTGATGCGATTGCAATTATGGTTATTGTGATCGCCAATGCCTTTTTCGGGTTTTTCCAGGAACAGAAGGCGGAAAAATCATTGGCAAAATTAAAAGAGCTCTCGGCACCAGTAGCAACAGTTTTACGAGACGGGGAATGGGTGCGTATCTTTTCTCAGGAAATTGTTGCAGGTGACGTCATCAGGCTGTCAAGCGGGGATCGAATACCAGCTGATATACGGATCACAAAGTCTGCAAGCCTGGAAACTGAGGAATCTGCGTTAACAGGGGAATCCCTGCCCGTTATGAAGCATGCCGCAACCATCAATCAAGATCACTTGGACCCGCAAGACCAACGTAATATGGCATTTATGGGCACTTTGGTAACAAGAGGTAATGGGATTGGGATTGTTGTCGGGACAGGCATGAATACGGTGATGGGTCAGATTGCTTCACTAATGGGCAAGACGAAGAAAATAGCCACTCCACTGGAAAACAAACTGGCGGAGTTGGGGCGGATCCTAATATTTGTTGCCCTCGCTTTAACAGCTTTGGTTGTTATTATCGGTGTATACCACGGGCATCCTGTCTATAACATGTTTTTAGCCGGTGTGTCATTGGCGGTTGCGGCGATTCCCGAGGGTTTGCCTGCCATTGTGACAGTTGCGCTTTCTCTGGGAGTGCAGCGGATGATCCGGAAAAAAGCAATTGTTCGCAAACTGTCAGCAGTAGAAACATTAGGTTGTGCATCGGTCATTTGTTCAGATAAGACCGGTACGATGACGGAAAACCAAATGACTGTTAAAAACATTTTCTTAAATAACAAGCATCTCTATGTAACCGGGGACGGCTATGATATTCAAGGTGGTTATTTTCTGGATAACACAAGGGTCGATGATACGTTTCCAAACTTATTATCGATGCTCACCTATGGAGAATTATGCAACCATGCCACATTACGGGTGAAAAAGGGAAAATATGTTGTTGACGGTGATCCGACAGATGGTGCGTTACTGGTGGCTGCCCGTAAAATTGGACGTAAACCAGGTCAGGATGATTACAAAATCATTAAGGAAATACCGTTTGATTCCGATCGTAAACGGATGAGTGTTATTGTGGAAGATAAGAACAGACAGCGATTTGTGATTACAAAAGGGGCACCGGATGTACTGCTTCCCAGGTCATCCTTTGTACAGGGTGAAAACGGCAGAAGATTATTGAAACAAAAAGACAAGCAACAATTTGAAACAGCGATCGATGATATGGCCGAGCAAGCACTTCGTACGATTGCGATTGCCGTCAAGCCGTTAACCAACGGTGATACAATGGATACGGCGTTTGTTGAAACCGAATTAACATTAGTCGGATTGTATGGCATCATTGACCCGCCACGTAAAGAGGTCAAGCAGGCAATCGCTGAATGTCGAAATGCAGGGATTAAGACAGTGATGATTACCGGCGATCATGTTAACACAGCAAGAGCGATCGCCAAAAATCTGGAGCTGCTTCCCGAAAATGGTCTTGTGCTTGAGGGCAGTCAGTTAAATCAAATGTCGGCAGAAGAATTACGTGACTGTATTGACCTGGTCTATGTTTTTGCCAGGGTAACACCTGAGCATAAACTGAAAATTGTCAATGCCTTTCAGGACAAAGGGCATATCGTTGCCATGACGGGCGATGGGGTGAACGATGCACCCGCAATTAAAGCCAGTAACATCGGTATTGGCATGGGGCAAACAGGTACCGATGTAACCAAAGAAGCATCATCACTGGTTTTGATGGATGATAATTTCGCAACCATTAAAGCGGCGATCCAGGAAGGACGGAACATTTACGAAAACATTCGCAAATTCATTCGTTATTTACTGGCCTCCAATGTTGGCGAAATTCTGGTGATGTTCTTTGCGATGCTCTTAGCTTTACCGCTTCCCCTCGTACCTGTGCAAATCTTGTGGGTGAATCTGGTAACCGATGGACTTCCGGCGATGGCGCTTGGCTTAGACAAACCAGAGGGTAACGTAATGCAGCGCGCGCCTCGGAATCCAAGGGAAGGCGTTTTTGCCAGAGGGCTTGGTTTTAAAATCATCACAAGAGGTATTTTAATAGGAATGGTTACATTGGCCGCGTTTATGGTCACTTATCATAATAATCCGGATCACCTTGTTCATGGGCAAACGGTTGCCTTTACAACCTTGGTCATGGCCCAGCTGATTCATGTATTCGATTGTCGTAGTGAAGATTCGGTATTTTCCCGGAATCCGTTTGAAAATATATATTTAATTTGGGCGGTTTTGTCTTCCATCCTGCTGTTACTTATCGTGATTTATCTGGAACCATTGCAACCAATTTTCCATACAACGTTCCTGGGTCTGCATGATTGGCTACTAATTATTTTCCTTAGTGCATTGCCAACTGTGCTGTTTGGATTTACCAAAAAATAA
- a CDS encoding Rqc2 family fibronectin-binding protein, whose protein sequence is MPFDGIVTRAVTEELKMNIIPGRIAKIYQPTETELILTIRSQGKNHALLLSIHPTYARLHVTADEYTNPQEPPMFCMLLRKHLTGATLESIEQYGMERIVTFTFKTRNEIGDIAYKTLIMELMGKHSNVMLVDQEKGHIIDSLKHVPAFQNSYRTILPGQAYKLPPAQHKVNPLEISGEDFIKKLDFNAGRMDKQVVQMLVGFSPMIANEIVHRAKLGSQKKYMETFLTVQDSIKHNRYTPAIYHGKKEDFHVLPITLYAEEKEAFATTNQMLDTFYSGKAERDRVKQQAKDLYRIIKNEKDKNERKLKKHDQTLKKAAGANKYQRLGELLTANMHMVKPGDSTVTVIDYYDPEQKEITIDLNPNKTPSENAQSFFKTYQKLKTSKQMVEKEITKTNEEIAYLDGLLQQMDTAREADIEEIREELRDEGYLKKQRQHKKKKKQNKPQPEAYQSSDGTPILVGKNNKQNEYLTTRVAHRDDIWLHTKDIPGSHVIIRDREPSDDTLMEAAQIAAYFSKSKDSSSVPVDYTTIRHVKKPNGAKPGYVTYDNQKTLFVTPNKTVVDRLRVKKNG, encoded by the coding sequence ATGCCATTTGACGGAATTGTTACCCGAGCCGTAACAGAAGAATTAAAAATGAACATCATTCCAGGCAGAATTGCAAAAATCTATCAACCAACTGAAACAGAACTCATTTTAACGATCCGCAGTCAAGGTAAAAATCACGCTTTATTACTCTCGATTCACCCGACCTATGCCAGGTTACATGTAACAGCTGACGAATATACAAACCCGCAAGAGCCTCCGATGTTTTGCATGCTGCTCCGGAAACACTTGACAGGAGCAACACTCGAATCCATTGAACAATACGGGATGGAGCGGATTGTCACTTTTACTTTTAAAACACGTAATGAAATTGGTGACATCGCCTACAAAACCCTGATCATGGAGTTAATGGGTAAGCATAGCAATGTCATGCTTGTTGACCAGGAGAAAGGACATATTATTGATAGTCTAAAACATGTCCCTGCTTTTCAAAATAGTTACCGGACGATCCTGCCAGGACAGGCATATAAACTACCGCCGGCCCAGCACAAGGTGAATCCATTGGAAATAAGCGGTGAGGATTTTATTAAAAAACTGGATTTTAACGCTGGCAGAATGGATAAGCAAGTTGTTCAGATGCTTGTTGGCTTTTCACCAATGATTGCCAATGAAATTGTCCATCGAGCAAAACTGGGTTCGCAAAAAAAGTATATGGAAACATTTTTGACGGTACAGGATTCCATCAAGCACAATCGTTATACACCGGCTATCTATCATGGAAAAAAGGAAGACTTTCATGTATTGCCCATTACGCTTTATGCAGAAGAGAAGGAAGCATTTGCAACAACGAATCAGATGCTTGATACGTTTTATTCCGGGAAAGCAGAACGCGACCGCGTCAAACAACAGGCAAAAGATTTGTACCGGATAATCAAAAATGAAAAGGACAAAAATGAACGGAAATTAAAAAAGCATGACCAAACATTAAAAAAAGCTGCAGGTGCCAACAAGTATCAACGGCTTGGTGAACTGTTAACAGCAAATATGCACATGGTAAAACCCGGCGATTCTACCGTCACGGTCATTGACTATTACGATCCCGAGCAAAAAGAAATCACCATCGACCTCAACCCAAATAAGACGCCAAGCGAAAACGCGCAAAGCTTTTTTAAAACATACCAAAAGCTAAAAACATCAAAACAAATGGTGGAGAAAGAAATAACCAAAACGAATGAAGAAATTGCCTATTTGGATGGTCTGCTTCAACAAATGGATACTGCACGGGAAGCGGATATTGAAGAAATTCGTGAAGAGCTTCGTGATGAAGGTTATTTAAAAAAACAGCGGCAGCATAAAAAAAAGAAAAAACAGAACAAGCCACAACCGGAAGCATATCAATCCTCAGATGGTACACCAATCCTTGTCGGCAAAAATAATAAACAAAATGAGTATCTGACAACAAGGGTTGCCCACCGTGATGACATTTGGCTGCATACAAAGGATATTCCTGGTTCCCATGTGATTATTCGCGATCGGGAGCCTAGTGACGATACGCTAATGGAAGCGGCACAAATCGCTGCTTATTTCAGTAAGTCCAAAGACTCCTCATCCGTACCGGTCGACTATACGACTATCCGTCATGTCAAAAAACCAAACGGAGCCAAACCAGGCTATGTCACATACGATAATCAGAAGACACTGTTTGTAACACCGAATAAAACAGTGGTTGATCGATTAAGAGTAAAGAAAAACGGATGA
- a CDS encoding DUF3189 family protein, with the protein MIFIYNDYGGTHTTSLVAAYHLKKLPTDRTLTKEEIINVDYFNKLTKHDFGKLIFHGLDEDGNAVYTIGRKNDKYVVPALQNFSTLLQKNYNLDEKIILSNTSPTVPIAMTIGGLFSRGLHIDFIGVPLLITGAKQCCGRIKRLVEHTKKVSCSRDSKIIVLENKSYK; encoded by the coding sequence GTGATATTTATTTACAACGATTACGGAGGAACACATACAACTTCGTTAGTGGCCGCTTATCATCTTAAAAAACTCCCAACTGATAGAACACTTACGAAAGAAGAAATTATTAATGTAGATTATTTCAACAAATTAACAAAGCATGATTTCGGAAAGCTTATATTTCATGGATTGGATGAAGATGGAAATGCTGTCTATACCATAGGTAGAAAAAATGATAAATATGTCGTACCGGCACTACAAAACTTCAGTACATTGTTACAGAAAAATTATAATCTTGATGAAAAGATAATACTTTCGAATACTTCACCAACGGTACCAATTGCTATGACAATTGGAGGGTTATTCTCCAGAGGCCTGCACATTGACTTTATCGGCGTCCCTTTACTCATTACTGGCGCTAAGCAATGTTGCGGCCGTATAAAGCGATTGGTTGAACATACAAAAAAGGTAAGCTGTTCCAGGGATAGTAAAATTATTGTTTTAGAAAATAAATCATATAAATAG
- a CDS encoding DUF1259 domain-containing protein, with protein MGESICNQFADALHGPGKFSDNVCSVELTRDFNVTIMGKDASSALEANVSFESLDQEGNALNMSEITILEDEVAPFTRALTQQGLTVTALHNHWIYSDPVILYIHILSVEPPIKFAKKMAKAFTALQSYPVTSG; from the coding sequence ATGGGTGAATCCATTTGCAACCAATTCGCTGATGCGCTTCACGGGCCGGGAAAATTCAGTGACAATGTGTGCTCTGTAGAACTTACAAGGGATTTTAATGTAACTATTATGGGAAAAGATGCTTCCTCCGCCCTGGAAGCAAATGTATCTTTCGAGTCCTTAGATCAGGAAGGAAATGCCTTAAACATGTCGGAAATAACAATTCTGGAAGATGAGGTTGCACCATTTACACGCGCGCTTACTCAACAGGGGTTAACGGTTACTGCTCTCCATAACCATTGGATATACTCAGACCCGGTTATTCTTTATATACACATCCTATCTGTTGAGCCCCCTATTAAGTTTGCAAAAAAAATGGCAAAGGCTTTTACCGCTTTACAAAGTTATCCTGTTACCAGCGGATGA